The genomic window GAATCATGACGGACGACGACCGCATGCCGGGCGCCACACATCTTGAGTGCACCGCCACCGGAGAACACTTCGAGAGCGAAACACTGTCCGGCCTATCTCCGACAGGGAAGCCATTGTTCGCGCGCTATGACCTAGACGCTGTCCGTCCTGGATTTGGTCTCGCCGACATGGCTACACGTCGGGCCGATCTTTGGCGTTATGCGGAAGTTCTTCCTGTTCGTGATCCCAAGGCGAGGATCGCCCTGGGAGAGGGGTGGACTCCACTGATCGATGCACCGCGCACCGCGGCTCGGCTTGGCGTCGAGAAGGTGTGGGTGAAAGACGAGGGGCAGAACCCGACTGGAAGCTTCAAGGCGCGGGGTCTGTGTCTCGCTGTGTCACGCGCGTTCGAACTGGGTGCCGAGGCAGTGGCACTTCCGTCGGCCGGAAATGCGGGAAGCGCTGCGGCCGCCTATGGCGCCGCTGTGGGGATGGATGTGCACGTGGTGCTTCCATCAGACACGCCGGCGCCCATTCTCGAGGAGATGCGGGCACTGGGGGCCGACGTCCAGCTCCTCGACGGACTCATCAGCGACTGTGGCAAGGTTGTGAAGAAGGGTGTCGAAGAGCATGGATGGTTCGATCTGTCAACGCTGAAGGAGCCCTACCGCGTCGAAGGCAAGAAGACGTTGGGTTACGAGCTGGCCGAGCAGCTCGGGGGACGTCTCCCCGACGCGATCGTCTATCCGACGGGTGGTGGCACCGGGCTGATCGGGATGTGGAAGGCGTTCGACGAGATGCAGGCGCTCGGGTGGGTCGACGAGAAGCGTCCAAAGATGTTCACTGTGCAGGCGACCGGGTGCGCCCCGATGGTCCGCGCGTGGGAATCCGGAGCCGATCACGCTGAGATGTGGGAGGGCGCGACGACGTACGCATCAGGCCTTCGAGTCCCGGGCGCTGTGGGCGACTTCCTGATTCTGAATGCGCTGAGAGAGTCGGGTGGTGGCGCAGCGGCAGTTCCCGACCATTTGATGGCTGAATGGGTGTTGAAACTCGGTGCGGACACCGGCATCTTCGCGGCCCCGGAAGGCGGTGCCACGGCGGCCGCGGTGCCGATGCTGATGGAGAAGGGACTGATTTCACCAGATGACGAGGTCGTCCTGTTCAACACTGGCAGCGGGCTCAAGTACGCCGGCATGACCCCTGTCGACTGATGTCGGCTGTCGCGCTCTTTTCGTTTGGGTTGGGGGTCGGGTTCGGACTGCTCGTCGTTGCTGCCGCGGTCACGCTGCGCGCACGTCGGAGGAAAACGTTCAGGCCGCGCTGTCTAATCGACGACTCAGCAATCGAGAGGATCATCGAGGACGGCGAGCTGGCGATCGAGGAGGAAGCGCTTGATCTAGATGAGATCGAAAACGAAGAGGATCGCTTCTGGTCGGAGAGCTGGGATGAGCCGACGGGGGACTGGTGACTCCGTCGGGCTCAGCGACCGATGCGGTAGTACATCTCGGGGAGTGGGACGAGTCGGCCGACGGACGGGGACGTATCGTCCGGGTTGTTGCGCCGGATCCAGAGAGCTCGGTTCACGTTCAGAAAGACACCGATCGCGTGGGGTTCGTGGATTTTCCAGTCGACCCCGATCGGGGCTCGGAATACAAGAGCCCAGCCGGTGCGTTGATTCGGAGGTCCACCGGATCGGACGAGCCAGGCTCCGGCGCCTACGACCGGTTTTGCCGCTGCTGCTCCGAAGTACCGCTTGAGCACCGTGGAGAAGCTGACGTCCTTGAAGCGCCAGGTGCCAAGCGCGAAATCGAGACTGGAGGAGTTCCGGAACAACTCGACATTGAGCGCGATCGTGCTGCTCCCTCCGATGGATATCCCGAACCGCACCCCGTCGCCGACGTCCGGGCCCGGCGTCTGAGCCAGTACAGGGGTGGTCACGAGGGACAGCGCGAGCACCAGTGCGGCAGCGGTTCTCTTCAAAGCAAATCAGCGGAGTGGAGTAGCGGGGACGGGGGCGAGACACCCGCCTTCCGATCACGTCAGGGTCGCCGGAGTATAGGCACGGTCCGACGACGGGTCCACGGAGGTCGTGTCGGGCTGTTTGTCGGATCGGTGGGTATGGTGGCGCTGGCCGCCGGGTGCGCCGCACCGGACGCGCCTGACGCTCTTGAACTTACGCTTCCAGCAACGGCCATGGCGCTGCTTGTACCGGATTCCGTTCGAACTGTTGAACTTCATTCCGGAGTCACGTACCGGTACCTCTGGTCACCTGAGGGGCCGTGGGCAATCCACGTCGTTCAAGCGGATTTGCGTGCGCGATGTGATCTGGAGTTGGGGGTGCTCCGCCCGGACGTGCGGCAGCGTGGCGGCAACGGCCACGCGACCGTGAGCGACATGGTGCTGAGGGTGAGTGATCGAGTGTTGGTGGCGGTGAACGCGGACTTCTTCACCCCCGAAGGCACGACCCTCGGTGCAGAGGTTGTCGGTGGAGATGTTCAGTATGCCGCCGAGAGACCGACTGTGGCGTGGCGACTTGGTCTCGATCCGTGGATAGGGCCAGCCAGCATCGATGCCGCGGGCCTGCATCTGGGTTGGCTGGTGGGTGCCGTAGCGGGGGACGGAGTGACCGAGGCGGTGGGCGGATTCCCTGACCTGATCGATAGGGGAGAGATAGTGGGCGATCTGGAGGTCGGACGGCGGCCAGCCTTCGCGGCGGTGCGGCACCCGCGGACGGGTGTTGGATTCGACAGCCGTTCTGGTCAGTTCTGGATCGTGGTTGTCGACGGGCGTCAGATGCCCCACTCAGCCGGGATGTCACTTCCGGAGTTCGCGGCGTTATTCGACGCGTTGGGCGCCGATGAGGCGCTCAACCTGGACGGAGGTGGTTCCTCAGCCATGGTCGTTGGACAAGGCCTGGTCAACCGACCGTCTGATGCCACAGGTGAGCGCGCCGTGGTCAACGCACTGGCCTTGACTCAGAATCCGCACGGCTGTGCCGCAGGCCAAGCACGCCCCTAGAGGTTGGTCAGCGGCCCCAGGTGATGCCCAGTCCGACGCGGTAGGTACGCGTTGGGCCTGGTTCGAAGTACCGACTGCCAAACGCGTTGGGGACCACCGACGAGTTGTACGTCGCGTCGAGCATGTTCGCGACCCCGATGAACGGAGCCAGGTTGAATTGACCAAGAACCAGCCCGTACAGGCCGACGCGGGCATCGGTGATGAAGTAGGCCGGAGAGTAGGCTGAGCCGTCATCGCGCACGACCAAGCCGTCCTGCCACAGACCCCGGAGCTCGATGAACCCGACCCCGCGGTCGAAGAGCAGCACAGCATCGAATCTCTGTGGGGCGAGTCCTGGAATGTTGTTGCCGGAGAAGACGGCGTCGTCGGTTTCATAGAACTCGTACGTCGCGTCGATGTTGGTGTAAGCAACTCGTAGTTTGAGATCCTGTAAGAGACTCGCGTCCGCTGCGATCTCCCACCCGAAGTGCTTCGCCCGCGCGGCATTCCGGTAGTAAGTGCGACCCGGGTCGCTCGGTACGTCGAATGGAACCAGCCCGTCCTTGATTTTCGTCTGAAAGATCGACCCCTCTAAGGAGACGCGGTTCGCGACGACGGTGCGTACCCCACCTTCGACCGTGACACCCGACTGTGGCTCGAGGCCGGGATTAAAGCCGCCGGCCCCTGACGGCTGATTCGCGAGCTCCGTCGTGGTGGGAGTCTCGAAGGACCG from Longimicrobiales bacterium includes these protein-coding regions:
- a CDS encoding threonine synthase: MTDDDRMPGATHLECTATGEHFESETLSGLSPTGKPLFARYDLDAVRPGFGLADMATRRADLWRYAEVLPVRDPKARIALGEGWTPLIDAPRTAARLGVEKVWVKDEGQNPTGSFKARGLCLAVSRAFELGAEAVALPSAGNAGSAAAAYGAAVGMDVHVVLPSDTPAPILEEMRALGADVQLLDGLISDCGKVVKKGVEEHGWFDLSTLKEPYRVEGKKTLGYELAEQLGGRLPDAIVYPTGGGTGLIGMWKAFDEMQALGWVDEKRPKMFTVQATGCAPMVRAWESGADHAEMWEGATTYASGLRVPGAVGDFLILNALRESGGGAAAVPDHLMAEWVLKLGADTGIFAAPEGGATAAAVPMLMEKGLISPDDEVVLFNTGSGLKYAGMTPVD
- a CDS encoding phosphodiester glycosidase family protein, which encodes MVALAAGCAAPDAPDALELTLPATAMALLVPDSVRTVELHSGVTYRYLWSPEGPWAIHVVQADLRARCDLELGVLRPDVRQRGGNGHATVSDMVLRVSDRVLVAVNADFFTPEGTTLGAEVVGGDVQYAAERPTVAWRLGLDPWIGPASIDAAGLHLGWLVGAVAGDGVTEAVGGFPDLIDRGEIVGDLEVGRRPAFAAVRHPRTGVGFDSRSGQFWIVVVDGRQMPHSAGMSLPEFAALFDALGADEALNLDGGGSSAMVVGQGLVNRPSDATGERAVVNALALTQNPHGCAAGQARP